The stretch of DNA CCGCTTTTTCTAAGCGAGTCGTAGCGATGCTCTCAGTAGACTCGTATGTCTCCCCCCTCGGTCGTAGATAGATATGTCTATCAGTCCGCCCGCGAAGCTCTAGTATTTGAGAGCTGAAGTATCGTtagacagggatagagagagacagaaaccaaCCAGTTAGTGGAGAGCCAACGAGAAGAGACGAGTATCCAATTCCCTGACTGActcgagagagagagtaggaaagaCGGACCATTGACTTGGAAGAGGTAATCAGATGAGCCACCGGTTTTGTGATGGGAGTGTGGTGAGGAGCGATCGGGGGAAGTCGGGAGGTGGGGAGACACGGACTGAGACCCAGatggccagaggagagagagaaatggggggaAAAGAACACATGAAAGGATTAGAAGTGAGAAAGCAGACTCAGAGTGGTGTTCCCTTTATAGGAGTGTTTTACctcagtagactacagtaatcAAGGAGCAGCAGTCTGCAATTTACGCTGTACAGGTCATAGTAGTGCCTGTGGTGGATTTTATATCCCACATACAGTGTAATAGGCTGTGATTCCAACGTGCCTTTGGACATAGAATAATTTTACAGCATCTACTGGGCTGAAATAACTATCCTATAAGGTGGTTGGTGGTAGGAACAACAAGCCCTGTTTCTTAGTTTATCATAGATAAATGCATTTGCATAAAGATAAATGCATTTGACCTATGTGattttagtttagtcacattacAGTATAACCAGACTTCTACATTAAGCACACATCCCATTCTCTTTCACCATACACCTTTCCCACGAACCTTGTCCATCCACCACATGCGCAGGGTGCCCAGCAGTTTGAACTGCACTGGGGCATGTCAGAGCGCAGCAAGGTCCTGATTTCTCGATCACCCCGTCCTCCAGCATCCTTACCTTATTACTGGCTGAAACACCAGGGAGAAGAAGGGTCACAGTGGTCTCAGAGCTGAGAGTCCTCGCGTGTAAGAAAGCTTACAAAGATAACACATTAGTCATGAAATTCCCGCTGCCAGTTTGTCATTCAGTGGTGTGGTTCAGTGGgtcagttttgtgtgtgtgtgtctgtgtgtgcgtcacGTGTTGTTTGTGGTTATCCATCCTACTAGTACCTGGGATCGCCAGCGTTTCTTGAGCGCACTCATCCGGCATGGTACGACACGTCCCTTCGTCCACATGCTGCTCCAGTAGTCAGGATATAGAACCACCCCTAACTCCAACATCTTCCACAGTTACTCAGTCGCAGAGggtcgaaagagagagagagagaagagagagagagagagagagagagagaagagagagaagagagagagagaggagagagagagagagagaagagaatagagagaagagagagagagagagagagagagagagagagagagagagagagagagagaaaagatacagagagagaaaggtgaagaGAGGTTATAAGGTAATAGAATATGAATATAGACATGGGCTAAGAACATCAGAGACTGAGGAGAATCAATTCTCAAAACTAAAGCAGTCAATCTGAAGGCATTTCGTCATCTCACCATTCCTGGCAAAGTTGGCGATGGCCAGGGCTCCAGACAGTTGCAGCTGAGTGTTGGAGGACTGCAGCCAAGAGAGTACATCCCGGTACACCACCCCCGTGCCCTCGCCAAAACACTTCTGCATGGACTCATCTAATGCACCAAACACAGCACACAGGGACAGGCAGCACATCAAACTAGTCAGTCACCAATCATCCATATTTCATTTAGCAAAGAAATCGAAACAGATAAAAGACAAATAAACCAGAAAACCACATATCATCATCACCAACACTTCGCATGAGCTGATTTTTATGAATACAAATGTGATTCTTAGTCTGAGAGTATCTTTGCTCGATTACATTCGGAATCAAACATCAATCAAATTGAGTGATGTGAGCTGACAGACAGTGAAGGGGTGTGGGTGAGGAGGCATGGACTATGGGGTTATGGGGGAGAACCAGAGGGATTCCGGTGCCTCCAGGTCAGGTTGAGTTCCTTACCTCCCAGCAGGAGGGAAACGATGAGGTTAGAGGCGATCTTGATGCTGCAGAGGTCATGGGGGTCAGAGCCACCCTGTAGCCCCCGAATCATCTCGGACAGAGCCTCAGGAACCCCCGACTCCACAAACTGCAGCTTCAGAACATCTGACAACAGCAGCACAGGAGGAGTGTGTTAGTCTGAGCACACATTCATTCAACCCTCCATGTGAAAAGCTTAAACCTCACTTGCagcctatttaatctcatccgTGTCTGTATAAATGATCATCATTTGAATGACCACATTTCAGGCCCTTGCCCAGATGTACCACTCTCTCCCAGTGATCCCAGAACCTCCAGTATGATGTGTCTTCTCTCTGCGTCAGTAGCCCGTTTTAGCTGAGCCGTCAGCACCTCCGCCACGCCCACCTCTACCAGAGCCTCCCGCGTCGTGTCTGCAGGGGTCAGAGGCCACATATTTGAATTGACACCTTTATCTAACCAAGCCTGTTTAAGAAACAATTCTCATTCACAGATAAGAATGTGAGAAAAACAATAACTGGTTCAACTCAGTATACACAGTCTCCAAGTAAACAAATGAGACAAGCACACCATTTTCGTTCAGAATTGTAACCAAAAACGAACAGGCTTTCCTCCCCACTGGCTACAGgggtcaattcaacgtctattccgtgttggttcaacataatgtcattgaaatatcgtggaaacaacattgattcaaccagtgtgtgcccagtgggttctcTCTGTGACCCTGTCTAGAGTATACTAAAGTTCCTCTGGCGTTCCTCACCCATGTCGGCCAGGTTACAGAGGGCCAGCAGACACACGTTTACCAGTGGGTCGTTCTCTAGGTTCTCCCTCATGATGGCCACCAGCCTGGGGATCACCCCACACTGCACCAGCTGATCCTGCTGGGCcgctgagagagggaggaggagagggataaaaggggaagggagagaaggaggtagagagtaATGGAGTGAGACTGAGATAAATAGACTTGGAGAGGTGGAGGCACACACAGCAAATCCATCAGGACAAGCATTGCGTAGTAAGATTACATATTCATTTAGTAGGCAGATTCAGGTTCAGATTCATCCTATCACTGCAGGTAAAGCCTGATTCCCCCTGGGAAGGGCCTGCGAGAGTCAGTCCCACTCACTGTTGTCGAAGCAGATGCGTCCGATGGCTCTGCCAGTGTGGAGCAGCAGCTCCTCGTCTGCACTGTTCAGCAGGGGCACCAGAACCGTCACCAGCCCAGCATCAATGCACGGGTCCCTCACCGCCGCTGGAACACAGGGACAGCATTTCCTCAATCTCTGTTTGTACCCACAGTAAGCCTATGGCATTGTTGTGTTTGTAAACGGAGGACTGGATCTTGGTAGATGCAAATAGAAAGTAGTCATTTTTAGTTCAGGGAGCGGTTCTTACAGAATGCACATACTGTAAGTCAGTGGCAGAAGTTCTGCTTTATGCATAGAAAAATGCATAGATTAAAGAACAAAGGATAGTGAAGGAAGCAGAGGGCACATCAGTAACATATATTATGCATAGATATCATCTACACAAAGCTAATTAAAATAGCACATTAGCATAACTTCTTTTGAAAGGGCACTTTGAACCTCAagtgcccactgggcacacaatggttgaatcaacgttgtttccatgtcatttcaatgaaatgacattgaaccaatgtggaatagtaGTTGAAttaacgtctgtgcccagtgggtacacAGTAGAGGTCATGAATATTAGTTGATAGGTAATGAGTAGGAGCAGGTGAGGTAGCACAGAGACCACTTTTCTGTCAAAACTGTCCATCAATGGTAATAGTTTGATTGCAGCCAGAAAATAAAATcaacttattttattttaatcagtGAGTCTTTCAAACACAGTGTGAGTCAGAGTAGTTGTGATTAAGGGCTTGGTTCTCTCCATTAAACTCAGATTGGTATTCATGCCCCCTGTTCCTCTGTCTTGTGGGCTGGCATCTCATCTCACCTTCCCTGGCCATTTCTGCCACCACCAACGCCACTTGGTTGGTGAGAGGACTCTTCACCCTGAGGGACTGGGCTAAGATGGGAAGGATCCCACTGGAGGCGATCTCCTCAGCAGCACCCTTCCCTGGGGACAGATCATACAcatacttacagtggggcaaaaaagtacttagtcagccaccaattgtgcaagttctcccacttaaaaagatgagagaggcctgtaattttcatcataggtacacttcaactatgacagacaaaatgagaaaaaaaatccagaaaatcacattgtaggatttttaatgaatttatttgcaaattatggtggaaaataagtattctcaaatggattgaggtctgggctttgacttggccattccaacacatttaaatgtttccgcttaaaccactcgagtgttgctttagggtcattgtcctgctggaaggtgaacctccatcccagtctcaaatctctggaagactgaaacaggtttccctcaagaatttccctgtatttagtgccatccatcattccttcaattctgaccagtttcccagtccctgccgatgaaaaacatccccacagcataatgctgccaccaccatgcctcactgtggggatagtgttctcagggtgatgataggtgttgagtttgcgccagacattttccttgatggccaaaaagcaaaattttWgtctcatctgaccagagaaccttATTCCATATGTTTGRggagtctcccacatgccttttggcgaacaccaaacgtgtttgcttattattttttatttagcaatggct from Salvelinus sp. IW2-2015 linkage group LG25, ASM291031v2, whole genome shotgun sequence encodes:
- the LOC111951706 gene encoding rap1 GTPase-GDP dissociation stimulator 1; translation: MADMDSLTEALSAISVSTELVEQELKPHLDTLLAVLLEKRKGAAEEIASSGILPILAQSLRVKSPLTNQVALVVAEMAREAAVRDPCIDAGLVTVLVPLLNSADEELLLHTGRAIGRICFDNTAQQDQLVQCGVIPRLVAIMRENLENDPLVNVCLLALCNLADMDTTREALVEVGVAEVLTAQLKRATDAERRHIILEVLGSLGESDVLKLQFVESGVPEALSEMIRGLQGGSDPHDLCSIKIASNLIVSLLLGDESMQKCFGEGTGVVYRDVLSWLQSSNTQLQLSGALAIANFARNASNKVRMLEDGVIEKSGPCCALTCPSAVQTAGHPAHVVDGQVYTPCVCACDMSFCFPASMQESFREAELLPTLQKMLDDPVGTVEFKFSALGLICSLANSSLMKEEMESLNLKETLNKLSGHSSTNVATQADTVLAMLSETS